One genomic window of Salvelinus alpinus chromosome 17, SLU_Salpinus.1, whole genome shotgun sequence includes the following:
- the LOC139543096 gene encoding uncharacterized protein, whose amino-acid sequence MSFRMVSLIASRLGKLSVMPTRSCSRNVSRDASKAWMDQRQTHRTSAHRHREKEERFEDPDMDDVDDKVQAVFSEERRRQRTVKYHIVKRQLTESGAPERNLSWDAMEQIRYLKQELPEEWTIDRLAEGFSVHRDIILRVLRSKFTPKPERKAKQDASVWARLRQQALPGSGAGGQGRQQALPGSGAGGQGRQQALPGSGAGGQGRQQALPGGGAGGQGRQQALPGSGAGGQGRQQALPGSGAGGQGRQQALPGGGAGGQDRQQALPGGGAGGQGRQQALPGGGAGGQGRQQALPGGGGAGGPGRQQALPGGVGAGGQDRQQALPGGGGAGGQDRQQALPGGGGAGGPGRPQLPASGHRSSKPAMLPAGSGTGALVTLASHSSQRLIARDLEDGPGPRAMMTTANSPAAPLTSLPTQLSSSPTLHRRHTSGQDNSREEWEEEENVPEDNVSEKVEEKDDQEERWDGRVFSEEELEELMLSSKPSPVVQNGIEFFDSEGNFLYRI is encoded by the exons ATGTCTTTCAGGATGGTCTCCTTGATAGCCTCCAGGCTTGGCAAACTGTCAGTGATGCCCACAAGGAGCTGTAGTCGAAACGTCAGCAGAGATGCCAGCAAGGCCTGGATGGATCAGAGGCAGACACACAGGACCTCGgcccacagacacagagagaaggaggagaggtttGAAGATCCAGATATGGACGATGTAGACGACAAGGTCCAGGCTGTGTTCAG tgaagagaggaggagacagaggacgGTGAAGTACCATATAGTCAAGAGACAGCTGACTGAGTCTGGAGCTCCAGAGAGGAACCTGAGCTGGGACGCCATGGAACAGATCAG GTATCTGAAGCAGGAGCTACCAGAGGAATGGACCATTGACCGTCTGGCAGAGGGATTCTCTGTCCATCGTGACATCATCCTACGAGTCCTGAGGAGCAAGTTCACCCCCAAACCAGAGAGGAAGGCTAAACAGGACGCCAGTGTGTGGGCCAGGCTGAGACAGCAAGCCTTACCTGGGAGTGGAGCAGGGGGACAGGGCAGGCAGCAGGCCTTACCTGGGAGTGGAGCAGGGGGACAGGGCAGGCAGCAGGCCTTACCTGGGAGTGGAGCAGGGGGACAGGGCAGGCAGCAGGCCTTACCTGGCGGTGGAGCAGGGGGACAGGGCAGGCAGCAGGCCTTACCTGGGAGTGGAGCAGGGGGACAGGGCAGGCAGCAGGCCTTACCTGGGAGTGGAGCAGGGGGACAGGGCAGGCAGCAGGCCTTACCTGGCGGTGGAGCAGGGGGACAGGACAGGCAGCAGGCCTTACCTGGCGGTGGAGCAGGGGGACAGGGCAGGCAGCAGGCCTTACCTGGGGGTGGAGCAGGGGGACAGGGCAGGCAGCAAGccttacctggtggtggtggagcaGGGGGACCGGGCAGGCAGCAAGCCCTACCTGGTGGTGTTGGAGCAGGGGGACAGGACAGGCAGCAAGCcctacctggtggtggtggagcaGGGGGACAGGACAGGCAGCAAGCCCTACCTGGTGGTGGAGGGGCAGGGGGACCGGGCAGACCACAGCTGCCTGCCTCTGGACATAGAAGTAGCAAACCAGCCATGCTGCCCGCAGGAAGTGGCACTGGTGCCCTGGTCACCCTGGCTAGCCACAGTAGCCAGAGGCTGATAGCCAGGGACTTGGAGGATGGCCCTGGCCCAAGAGCCATGATGACTACTGCTAATAGTCCTGCTGCTCCTCTCACCTCACTACCCACCCAGCTCTCATCCTCACCAACCCTGCACAGGAGACACACCTCAGGACAAGATAACTctagagaggagtgggaggaagaggagaatgtTCCAGAGGACAATGTGTCGGAGAAGGTTGAGGAGAAAGACGACCAGGAGGAGAGATGGGATGGAAGGGTGTTTTCAGAGGAAGAACTGGAGGAACTAATGCTGTCGTCAAAGCCTTCGCCAGTGGTACAGAATGGGATAGAGTTCTTTGACAGCGAAGGAAACTTCCTGTACAGAATCTGA